The Ictalurus punctatus breed USDA103 chromosome 28, Coco_2.0, whole genome shotgun sequence DNA window TGAAAGGAGGTTTTCTTTCTCtggtttaagaaaaaaagaaccgCTTTATTAAACATCCATACGTACGTAATCAGTTTGTTCTCTGATAATAACACTAAAGAATAATTAATAAAGGTTTCCTGGTATCCATATACAATGATGTGGGTAGAACATAACGACAAGGGAAAcacaaattgtctgtagtaatCACACATGCACTACAGTTGTGGTAGATGGGGATTAGTTTGAAAAAATATGAAGCTGGTGTATTCTTTTAATATACaagaaacactttttttaaatttttttttttaaataaataaatagagcttTCGATCATTGAGGAATACCACAAAAGCCAGCAGTATGAAGAATTGTACCTCGACTCTATTGTGGATGGAATGGAGGAAGACGGAAAGCTTATCTGCCCCGTATGTCATGCGTAAGTGGAATAAACACACAAGCTCTTGGAAGCTTCTTGTGTGGTTGTCATAGTCATAATGCTGCGTCTGCTTATGGTATTTCTGTATTACAGGAATAACCTGACGGTGAACAGCCATTTTACATCATGTCCATGTGGCCTTTATATCAACACAGTGGTGAGTGAAAGGAGCACACGAGCATCTCTGCGAATGAGAATTACAGTGAGCTGAAGAATTGAGCATGAAAAGTTGACAAAAGTTCTACAAGACTATATAATTGTAGATTCttagtacaaccccaattccaaaaaagttgggacgctgtgtgaagTCTCATAAACCAATATGTTactcacaatagaacatagaaaacatcaaatgtttaaactgaggaaatgtaccattgtaaggaaaaaataagggcaagaaaaggctggaaaagtaagagttgctaaaaagaaacagccggaggaacattttgtaaataattaggttaatttatttatttataaccagtcatgttactgacctgttgcatATTAACCTAATTAattacaaaatgttcctccggctgtttctttttagtgacacttacttttccagtcttttgttgccccatcccaacttttttgagatgtgttgcagccatcaaattcaaaattactttgtttccttaaaatggtacattcctctgttttgatgtttttttatgttcgattgtgaataacatgggtttcaaatttgcaaatcattgcattgtttttatttacattttacatggcatcccagcttttttggaattggggttatattTATCCTAGGTTATGTTTATATATCTGTGTATTATTTGTATATACACAATGAACATCTCTTGCATATATTTATGACTAATATTTGCATATtgtgtataaaatgtttttatacataCTGTTATCTACTCAATAGCTACTGCACATATTCATTGCTGAGTACATGTACTGTGCcatgactatctatctatctatctatctattgtgTTACTGTTTCAGGTGCTGTGTGGATTGTGTGTTTTAGGCAATAACAGGATTTGTTCACTAGTCGGTATGTCCGAACCAATTTCAATGTTCTTACAGGGAAGAAATATAACAGCAGATGTGCTCCAGCATCTGCTTGAGTTGAGAGTCACAGAACATCTGGAATACTGCCTCCAGAACCCCATATTCTCAGTAGCCTCAAGTGTGGATGGAGGACCCAACCTTATGATGAGCTGCAGGGTAACGTCACGCttgaatactttctgaatgtactgtatatgcttGGGCTAGTTCTTGGTTAGAATATGTAGCCAGACTTCTCTATTCTCTGGAAAAATAAACTTCCTCATAACATTGATTCAGACCTTTTGGAATAAATGTAGATTATTAAACACCTATCTTATCTTATCTACAGGTGTGTGATTATCTCACCATTGTTCTGTGAGTGACTCCGGTACAAGGGCCATTGTTTGCTTTTtcagtgttttgtattttatttctgtgaaataAAGAGACTACTTATTTAACtttacacattttcttttatgtgCTGCTATTTGTGATTAGTGGTGAATCTCTTAACAGGAACGTTAGCAttgtaacaacaaaaaaaatagtttgaTGGTGACACAACCTGTAACCATGCACTGAGAATTTAATGTGGTGGTAAGTTGTGATGGATTAGAtaaggggtgtccaatcttatccggaaagggccagtgtgggtgcaggttttcattccaaccaagcagaagagacacctgattccacctgtttaatcagttgatcttggctttcaaaaGACTCAGATGTGGCTTCtgtttggttggaatgaaaacctgcacccacaccggccctttccggataagattggacacccctggatTAGAGGATATGTCCAGAACACTACATTGGTCCACAGATGAATCTAGTTTTTATAGCGTGGATCATGACTGGggactttgttttaattttaacacTCTGGCATGCCAAAGCGCTGTATGTTCTGGCACTACAA harbors:
- the rpain gene encoding RPA-interacting protein isoform X1 — encoded protein: MDALQRHRSLYKSTTPPWKETYRKRCVERLKNSRSRLLEKYRQMRDPTKSSLLVQEVMEVEWSALQSANQRLPSLWKKDGVSDMYRDVQEHDELAVLEEIQQELISQELSIIEEYHKSQQYEELYLDSIVDGMEEDGKLICPVCHANNLTVNSHFTSCPCGLYINTVVLCGLCVLGNNRICSLVGMSEPISMFLQGRNITADVLQHLLELRVTEHLEYCLQNPIFSVASSVDGGPNLMMSCRVCDYLTIVL
- the rpain gene encoding RPA-interacting protein isoform X4; this translates as MRDPTKSSLLVQEVMEVEWSALQSANQRLPSLWKKDGVSDMYRDVQEHDELAVLEEIQQELISQELSIIEEYHKSQQYEELYLDSIVDGMEEDGKLICPVCHANNLTVNSHFTSCPCGLYINTVVLCGLCVLGNNRICSLVGMSEPISMFLQGRNITADVLQHLLELRVTEHLEYCLQNPIFSVASSVDGGPNLMMSCRVCDYLTIVL
- the rpain gene encoding RPA-interacting protein isoform X2, whose protein sequence is MDALQRHRSLYKSTTPPWKETYRKRCVERLKNSRSRLLEKYRQMRDPTKSSLLVQEVMEVEWSALQSANQRLPSLWKKDGMYRDVQEHDELAVLEEIQQELISQELSIIEEYHKSQQYEELYLDSIVDGMEEDGKLICPVCHANNLTVNSHFTSCPCGLYINTVVLCGLCVLGNNRICSLVGMSEPISMFLQGRNITADVLQHLLELRVTEHLEYCLQNPIFSVASSVDGGPNLMMSCRVCDYLTIVL
- the rpain gene encoding RPA-interacting protein, which gives rise to MRDPTKSSLLVQEVMEVEWSALQSANQRLPSLWKKDGMYRDVQEHDELAVLEEIQQELISQELSIIEEYHKSQQYEELYLDSIVDGMEEDGKLICPVCHANNLTVNSHFTSCPCGLYINTVGRNITADVLQHLLELRVTEHLEYCLQNPIFSVASSVDGGPNLMMSCRVCDYLTIVL
- the rpain gene encoding RPA-interacting protein isoform X3; this translates as MDALQRHRSLYKSTTPPWKETYRKRCVERLKNSRSRLLEKYRQMRDPTKSSLLVQEVMEVEWSALQSANQRLPSLWKKDGVSDMYRDVQEHDELAVLEEIQQELISQELSIIEEYHKSQQYEELYLDSIVDGMEEDGKLICPVCHANNLTVNSHFTSCPCGLYINTVGRNITADVLQHLLELRVTEHLEYCLQNPIFSVASSVDGGPNLMMSCRVCDYLTIVL